A region from the uncultured Desulfovibrio sp. genome encodes:
- a CDS encoding SufD family Fe-S cluster assembly protein, with protein MSSVNLSRFQFSGGENAAPIENLAALPREDQERLVLAGIDVNDSTASGAFMQLNHAGVHCETRHEGLDLMDIRTALKKFDGLPQYYWKLLNPEKDEFTRMAQEHCNGGYFVRARKGVKIAQPVQSCMFIKGHGAGQSIHNIVIVEEGAELHILGGCATAHDANDAAHLGVTEYYVEKGGKLTFTMIHNWGSSTTVRPRSAGIVEAGGEFQNNYILLKPVGDLQMYPTMTLAGAGAVARFNSVVVAPTGSYVDCGNRIDLAAPDTRGEIISRVVTTGGTVINRGFIGASAAPAKGHLECKGLILGGGRMHAIPELDSNQDGVELSHEAAVGKIAQEEIEYLMARGLDEDEAAATIVRGFLNVDIMGLPAPLKKAMDEQISLLEAGNAM; from the coding sequence ATGAGTTCTGTCAATCTTTCCCGCTTTCAGTTCAGCGGCGGCGAAAACGCCGCACCCATTGAAAACCTCGCAGCCCTGCCCCGCGAAGATCAGGAACGTCTGGTGCTGGCTGGCATCGATGTGAACGACAGCACCGCCAGCGGCGCGTTCATGCAGCTCAACCACGCTGGCGTGCACTGCGAAACGCGCCATGAGGGGCTCGACCTCATGGACATCCGCACGGCGCTGAAAAAGTTCGACGGCCTGCCCCAGTATTACTGGAAGCTGCTGAATCCCGAAAAGGACGAGTTCACGCGCATGGCGCAGGAGCACTGCAACGGCGGCTACTTTGTGCGGGCGCGCAAGGGCGTCAAAATCGCCCAGCCCGTGCAGTCCTGCATGTTCATCAAGGGGCACGGCGCGGGCCAGAGCATCCACAATATCGTGATTGTTGAAGAAGGTGCCGAACTGCATATTCTTGGCGGTTGCGCCACAGCGCACGATGCCAACGATGCCGCCCATCTGGGCGTGACCGAATATTATGTGGAAAAAGGCGGCAAGCTGACCTTTACCATGATTCACAACTGGGGCAGCAGCACGACTGTACGCCCCCGTTCCGCCGGGATTGTTGAGGCCGGGGGCGAGTTCCAGAACAACTACATTCTGCTCAAGCCTGTGGGCGACCTGCAAATGTACCCCACCATGACTCTGGCTGGAGCCGGAGCAGTGGCCCGCTTCAACTCTGTTGTGGTGGCCCCCACAGGCTCCTATGTGGACTGTGGCAACCGCATCGACCTTGCGGCCCCCGATACGCGCGGCGAAATCATCTCGCGCGTAGTCACCACGGGCGGCACGGTCATCAACCGGGGCTTTATCGGCGCTTCGGCCGCTCCCGCCAAGGGGCACCTTGAATGCAAGGGGCTGATTCTTGGCGGCGGGCGCATGCACGCCATCCCCGAGCTGGACAGCAACCAGGACGGCGTGGAGCTTTCGCACGAGGCCGCGGTGGGCAAGATCGCGCAGGAGGAAATTGAATACCTCATGGCGCGCGGTCTGGACGAAGACGAAGCCGCCGCCACCATTGTGCGGGGCTTTTTGAACGTGGACATCATGGGCCTGCCCGCCCCGCTGAAAAAGGCCATGGACGAGCAGATTTCCTTGCTGGAAGCAGGCAACGCCATGTAG
- a CDS encoding ThiF family adenylyltransferase — MTISDLHQFFRPYIRARYPTKSAGDAQETLFVSLEGLRLWAASQALTLRAAMIYLLGQDIWPERFRRNFGLVTAEEMTRLLQSRALVLGCGGLGGHVAELLARSGVGCLRLVDNDVFDESNLNRQRFCSERMLGQRKVCVVRNALADIASHVETEALGLVADAGNLPDLVAGMDVALDCLDNISAKTALERAALAAGVPFIHGSVLREEGFCYANSGPQARLEELYPQGQSDSELEHARREGVGALAPASVACLMAKLALRAILSRTASSALFHLDLSVPEMERFDWAGKA, encoded by the coding sequence ATGACAATATCTGATCTGCATCAGTTCTTCCGCCCCTATATCCGGGCAAGATACCCCACAAAATCTGCTGGCGACGCGCAGGAAACCCTGTTCGTGAGCCTTGAGGGCTTGCGCCTTTGGGCTGCGTCCCAGGCTCTGACGTTACGTGCTGCCATGATTTATCTGTTGGGGCAGGATATCTGGCCGGAGCGCTTTCGCCGGAATTTCGGGCTGGTCACAGCGGAGGAAATGACGCGGCTGCTGCAAAGCCGTGCCCTGGTGCTGGGCTGCGGCGGTCTGGGGGGACATGTGGCCGAGCTGTTGGCCCGCTCCGGCGTGGGGTGCCTCCGGCTGGTGGATAACGATGTGTTTGACGAGAGCAATCTCAACCGCCAGCGATTCTGCTCCGAGCGTATGCTGGGGCAGCGCAAGGTTTGCGTAGTGCGCAATGCTCTGGCGGATATTGCCAGCCACGTGGAAACAGAAGCTCTTGGATTAGTAGCAGATGCGGGCAATCTGCCCGATCTTGTGGCTGGTATGGACGTGGCCCTGGACTGTCTGGATAACATCAGCGCCAAAACAGCTCTGGAGCGGGCAGCCCTTGCTGCTGGCGTGCCCTTTATCCACGGTTCCGTACTGCGCGAAGAAGGTTTTTGCTACGCCAACTCAGGCCCGCAGGCGCGTCTTGAGGAGCTTTACCCGCAGGGGCAGAGCGACAGCGAGCTTGAGCATGCACGGCGCGAAGGCGTTGGGGCGCTGGCCCCGGCTTCGGTTGCCTGCCTCATGGCAAAGCTGGCTCTGCGGGCCATTTTGAGCCGCACCGCCAGCAGCGCGCTGTTCCACCTTGACCTCTCCGTGCCGGAGATGGAGCGCTTTGACTGGGCGGGCAAGGCCTAG
- a CDS encoding molybdopterin biosynthesis protein, protein MKRNTYLTLLPPEEARANWFSCLDAKAFALGEERIPLAQALRRVLSRPVAALRSSPAFHGAAMDGIAVHAEDTFTASARTPLRLKIGEQAHWINTGHPLPLGCNAVVMMENINTETEKGSQGESQWAVIEKAAFPWQHVRKMGEDMVATEIILPPGTCIGPYDLGALAAGGALEVPVFRRPRVSIIPSGSEIVPLVDAREEDLRAGRVLPEFNSLIFSAMIAEAGGEAATLPVVPDDPEAIRAAIASAIATADMVILNAGSSAGSHDFTAHVLGQMGTVVTHGISVMPGKPTVLAVVNGKPVVGVPGYPVSAGISMEEFVLPLLALWQKRAMSERQKITAVPCNPLPSRPGMEERLRVKLGCVGDTVVAVPLPRGAGTITSLSRADGIIRIPRDSEGCNAGEPVTVELLRPATALAGALLAIGSHDNTLDLLDSMLRKAHPQYRLTSAHVGSLGGIMALKRGQCHLAGSHLLDPASGVYNRKAIEDNLEEPTVLLRLVDREQGILTAPGNPLGINSIEDLAKPGVRFINRQRGSGTRVLLDYRLSCLGIAPTSINGYRDEEYTHMNVAAAVLSGRVDAGLAVRAAANALGLPFTPVGVEEYDLVIPQRFFDGDAVQALLDVIRSEAFRQTVEGMGGYGTEKTGQIIWEYAGK, encoded by the coding sequence TTGAAGCGCAACACCTATCTGACCCTGCTGCCCCCGGAAGAAGCCCGCGCCAACTGGTTTTCATGCCTTGACGCCAAAGCCTTCGCCCTTGGCGAAGAACGCATCCCTCTGGCGCAGGCCCTGCGCCGCGTGCTCAGCAGGCCCGTAGCTGCCCTGCGCTCATCCCCGGCATTTCACGGCGCGGCAATGGACGGCATCGCCGTACATGCGGAGGATACATTCACCGCCTCCGCCCGTACCCCCTTGCGCCTCAAAATCGGCGAGCAGGCCCACTGGATCAATACCGGGCACCCCTTGCCGCTGGGTTGCAATGCCGTGGTCATGATGGAGAACATCAATACCGAGACCGAAAAGGGTTCTCAGGGCGAATCGCAGTGGGCCGTCATTGAAAAGGCCGCCTTTCCCTGGCAGCACGTGCGCAAAATGGGTGAAGACATGGTGGCTACAGAGATCATTCTGCCCCCCGGCACGTGCATTGGCCCCTACGACCTTGGCGCGCTGGCGGCTGGCGGCGCGCTTGAAGTACCAGTATTTCGCCGCCCCCGCGTTTCCATCATCCCCAGCGGGTCGGAAATTGTGCCGCTGGTGGATGCGCGCGAGGAAGACCTGCGCGCAGGCCGTGTGCTGCCCGAATTCAATTCACTGATTTTTTCGGCCATGATTGCGGAGGCCGGGGGCGAAGCCGCCACTCTACCTGTGGTTCCTGACGACCCAGAGGCTATCCGCGCGGCCATTGCCAGCGCCATTGCAACTGCCGACATGGTCATTCTCAATGCCGGGTCTTCGGCTGGCAGCCACGACTTTACGGCCCATGTGCTCGGGCAGATGGGCACCGTGGTGACGCATGGCATTTCAGTCATGCCGGGCAAACCCACGGTGCTTGCGGTGGTCAACGGCAAGCCCGTGGTGGGTGTGCCGGGGTATCCGGTTTCTGCTGGCATATCCATGGAAGAATTTGTTCTGCCCTTGCTGGCCCTGTGGCAGAAACGAGCCATGAGCGAGCGGCAGAAGATCACTGCGGTTCCCTGCAATCCCCTGCCCTCGCGCCCCGGCATGGAAGAAAGACTGCGGGTCAAACTGGGCTGCGTGGGCGATACGGTTGTGGCCGTGCCCCTGCCGCGCGGCGCGGGCACCATAACCAGCCTCAGCCGGGCCGACGGCATTATCCGCATTCCGCGCGACAGCGAAGGCTGCAATGCCGGGGAACCAGTTACAGTTGAACTGCTGCGCCCCGCCACGGCTCTTGCGGGCGCACTGCTTGCCATCGGCAGTCACGACAACACACTTGACCTGCTGGACAGCATGCTGCGCAAGGCGCATCCGCAGTACCGGCTCACCTCGGCCCATGTGGGTTCGCTGGGCGGCATCATGGCGCTCAAGCGCGGGCAGTGCCATCTGGCGGGCAGCCATCTGCTTGACCCTGCAAGCGGCGTATACAACCGCAAGGCCATTGAGGATAATCTGGAAGAGCCCACAGTGCTGCTGCGTCTGGTGGACAGGGAACAGGGAATTCTGACCGCGCCCGGCAACCCCCTTGGCATCAACAGCATTGAAGACCTCGCCAAGCCGGGGGTACGCTTCATCAACCGGCAGCGCGGCAGCGGAACCCGCGTGCTGCTTGATTACCGCCTGAGTTGCCTTGGCATCGCGCCCACAAGCATCAACGGCTACCGCGACGAGGAATATACCCACATGAACGTCGCTGCCGCTGTGCTTTCCGGCCGGGTGGATGCCGGGCTTGCCGTGCGGGCGGCAGCCAACGCACTGGGCCTGCCATTCACGCCCGTTGGTGTTGAGGAATATGATCTGGTCATTCCCCAGCGTTTTTTTGATGGGGATGCGGTTCAGGCCCTGCTGGATGTTATCCGCAGCGAAGCATTCCGCCAGACAGTGGAGGGCATGGGCGGTTACGGCACGGAAAAAACCGGACAGATTATCTGGGAATACGCCGGAAAATAG
- the amrB gene encoding AmmeMemoRadiSam system protein B, with translation MPEREPVAAGRFYPASPGELQKEIRSYLTAGKALSATAPIDAKRKASASLCGLMLPHAGYVYCGNVLGAALMSPWNKTTAGASLPERLVLLCPNHTGRGAPLGVWPDGTWRTPLGSVDVDAELTASLCGKGGFTPDLHSHLGEHSIEVLLPFLQCMPPQGTPGATRRITPVCVGTMQHKALQDAGLALAEVIRQYENKGERIGIIVSSDMNHYEDQETTMRKDAFALSQALACDPEGLLTMVQREKITMCGAAPMALALFAARALGEPWAELCLYDTSATASGDTRKVVGYAALRFGLA, from the coding sequence ATGCCCGAACGTGAACCAGTCGCAGCCGGGCGTTTCTATCCCGCTTCGCCCGGTGAGCTGCAAAAGGAAATCAGGTCATACCTCACGGCTGGAAAAGCCTTGTCGGCAACTGCGCCCATTGACGCAAAGCGCAAGGCGTCCGCAAGCCTGTGCGGCCTTATGCTTCCCCATGCTGGCTATGTATACTGCGGCAACGTGCTGGGGGCCGCGCTCATGAGCCCCTGGAACAAAACAACAGCCGGAGCCAGCCTGCCGGAGCGGCTCGTGCTGCTCTGCCCCAACCACACGGGCAGAGGCGCGCCCCTCGGCGTGTGGCCGGATGGCACGTGGCGTACCCCGCTGGGCAGTGTTGACGTGGATGCGGAACTGACCGCCAGCCTGTGCGGCAAGGGCGGTTTTACGCCTGACCTGCACTCGCACCTTGGCGAGCATTCCATAGAAGTCCTGCTGCCTTTTCTGCAATGCATGCCGCCGCAGGGAACGCCCGGCGCGACCCGCCGCATCACACCTGTGTGCGTGGGCACCATGCAGCACAAGGCCCTGCAGGATGCGGGGCTTGCGCTGGCGGAGGTCATCCGCCAGTACGAAAACAAGGGCGAACGGATCGGCATCATCGTCAGCTCCGACATGAACCATTACGAAGACCAAGAAACCACCATGCGCAAGGACGCCTTCGCCCTTTCGCAGGCGCTGGCCTGCGACCCGGAAGGTCTGCTCACCATGGTGCAGCGTGAAAAAATCACCATGTGCGGGGCGGCTCCCATGGCCTTGGCCCTGTTTGCCGCCCGCGCCCTGGGCGAACCGTGGGCGGAACTGTGCCTGTACGACACATCAGCCACGGCATCGGGCGATACCCGCAAGGTGGTGGGATATGCCGCCCTGCGCTTTGGCCTTGCCTGA
- the mgtA gene encoding magnesium-translocating P-type ATPase, translated as MRQSTRTARKNARTRERHYKEAGDRLALAALLDANTLLKKLKTARDGLNEAQVKTSRDLFGSNVITRGRKQSLFSRLVGAFINPFTAILLGLATVSACTDIVWAEPGEANPKTVVIIMTMVMISGILRFVQEARSGAAAENLLKMIKTTTCVQRREVGRAEIPLEEVVVGDIVYLAAGDMIPADMRIIQAKDLFVSQSALTGESIAIEKIASEVESGLNSMAECPNLAFMGSNVVSGSAMGVVVATGDSTIFGEMAKSITAKPAQTSFEKGINQVSWVLIRFMLIMVPLVLFINGFTKGDWVDAALFALSVAVGLTPEMLPMIVTTCLAKGAVSMAREKTIIKNLNSIQNLGSMDILCTDKTGTLTLDKVVLQYHLNIHGQEDIRVLRHAFLNSYYQTGLKNLIDFAIIERTLQEQKENPSLVDLSDKYTKVDEIPFDFERRRMSVVVSNGKTQMITKGAVEEMLSVCGYAEYKGEVLPLSDDIREYILKKVSALNDDGMRVIAVAQKTNPSPVGAFSVADESDMVLMGYLAFLDPPKESTERALKALHEHGVGVKILTGDNDKVTRCVCRQLKIPVEHMLLGSDIAAMNEEELCRQVENVSVFAKLSPQQKTQVITALRTNGHSVGYMGDGINDAAAMKAADVGISVDSAVDIAKESADVILLEKDLMVLEKGIIEGRKTYANMIKYIKMTASSNFGNMFSVLAASAFLPFLPMLSIHLILLNLIYDLSCTAIPWDNVDKEYLSVPRKWDASSIGKFMLWIGPTSSVFDITTYLLMYFVICPMMCGGQLFHQIADPAVQAQYIAVFQAGWFVESMWSQTLVIHMIRTPKIPFFQSRASASVTLVTFTGIAVLTMIPFTAFGASIGLGTLPPVYFAWLAATILLYMVLATIAKKTFVWKYGELL; from the coding sequence ATGCGTCAATCTACTCGCACTGCGCGCAAAAATGCCCGTACAAGGGAACGCCACTATAAAGAAGCTGGCGACCGCCTTGCACTTGCAGCATTGCTCGATGCCAACACCCTGCTCAAGAAGCTCAAAACGGCCAGAGATGGCCTTAATGAAGCGCAAGTCAAAACCTCGCGTGACCTGTTTGGCAGCAATGTCATCACTCGCGGAAGAAAACAGTCTCTATTCAGCAGGTTAGTTGGAGCGTTCATCAATCCCTTTACGGCCATTCTTCTTGGCCTGGCCACAGTTTCAGCCTGCACGGATATTGTGTGGGCAGAGCCTGGCGAAGCGAACCCCAAAACCGTAGTCATCATCATGACCATGGTCATGATCTCTGGCATTCTGCGCTTTGTGCAGGAGGCTCGTAGCGGTGCGGCTGCCGAAAATCTGCTGAAAATGATCAAGACAACCACCTGCGTTCAGCGGCGGGAAGTCGGCAGGGCCGAAATTCCGCTTGAAGAAGTGGTTGTCGGCGATATTGTTTATCTGGCCGCAGGCGACATGATACCCGCAGATATGCGCATAATTCAGGCCAAAGACCTTTTTGTCAGCCAATCTGCCCTGACTGGCGAAAGCATCGCCATAGAAAAAATCGCCAGTGAGGTTGAAAGCGGCCTGAACAGCATGGCGGAGTGCCCGAACCTTGCCTTTATGGGATCAAACGTGGTCAGCGGAAGCGCAATGGGAGTTGTGGTCGCAACCGGCGATTCCACCATATTCGGCGAAATGGCAAAGAGCATTACTGCAAAGCCCGCACAAACCAGCTTTGAAAAAGGCATCAATCAGGTTTCGTGGGTGCTTATTCGCTTTATGCTGATCATGGTGCCCCTGGTTCTGTTTATCAATGGCTTCACCAAGGGCGACTGGGTTGACGCCGCCCTGTTTGCGCTCTCGGTTGCTGTGGGTTTGACCCCCGAAATGTTGCCCATGATTGTGACAACATGCCTTGCCAAGGGCGCGGTCAGCATGGCCCGCGAAAAAACCATCATCAAGAACCTAAATTCCATACAGAATCTTGGGTCTATGGATATTCTGTGCACTGACAAGACGGGCACGCTTACCCTCGACAAAGTTGTTTTGCAGTACCACCTGAATATCCATGGGCAGGAAGACATCAGGGTTCTCCGCCACGCATTTCTGAACAGCTACTATCAGACCGGCCTCAAAAATCTGATTGATTTTGCGATCATCGAGCGCACTCTTCAAGAGCAAAAAGAAAACCCATCCCTGGTTGACCTCTCTGACAAGTACACCAAGGTGGATGAAATTCCTTTTGATTTTGAAAGAAGGCGCATGAGCGTTGTGGTTTCAAATGGCAAAACCCAGATGATCACCAAGGGCGCTGTAGAAGAAATGCTCTCTGTTTGCGGCTATGCTGAATACAAGGGCGAGGTGCTTCCCCTCTCTGATGATATCAGGGAGTACATCTTAAAAAAAGTGTCGGCCCTTAACGATGACGGAATGCGCGTTATAGCGGTGGCACAAAAAACCAATCCTTCACCGGTTGGCGCTTTTTCTGTTGCCGATGAATCCGACATGGTTTTGATGGGGTATCTGGCCTTTCTTGATCCGCCAAAGGAGTCAACAGAAAGGGCACTGAAAGCCTTGCATGAGCACGGTGTGGGCGTAAAAATTCTTACTGGCGACAACGACAAGGTTACGCGCTGCGTATGTCGCCAGTTGAAGATTCCGGTTGAACACATGCTGCTGGGGTCTGATATTGCGGCCATGAACGAAGAGGAGCTTTGCCGGCAGGTGGAGAATGTGAGCGTATTTGCCAAGCTTTCTCCCCAGCAGAAAACGCAGGTTATTACTGCCTTGCGAACAAACGGCCACAGTGTTGGCTACATGGGCGATGGAATAAACGACGCTGCCGCTATGAAAGCTGCCGATGTGGGCATTTCTGTGGACAGCGCTGTAGATATCGCCAAGGAATCTGCCGACGTTATCCTGCTCGAAAAAGATTTGATGGTTCTGGAGAAAGGCATCATTGAAGGCAGAAAAACATATGCCAACATGATCAAATATATAAAGATGACCGCCAGTTCCAACTTCGGCAACATGTTTTCGGTGCTTGCGGCCAGCGCGTTTTTGCCATTTTTGCCCATGCTCTCAATCCACCTGATTCTGTTGAATCTCATTTACGATCTGAGCTGCACGGCAATACCATGGGACAACGTGGACAAGGAATATCTAAGTGTTCCAAGGAAATGGGATGCTTCGTCCATTGGCAAGTTCATGCTGTGGATCGGCCCTACAAGCTCTGTTTTTGACATAACAACCTATCTGCTGATGTATTTTGTCATCTGCCCCATGATGTGCGGTGGGCAGCTGTTTCACCAGATTGCAGACCCAGCGGTGCAGGCGCAGTACATTGCGGTGTTTCAGGCGGGCTGGTTTGTGGAATCCATGTGGAGCCAGACTCTGGTTATCCATATGATTCGCACGCCCAAAATTCCGTTTTTCCAAAGCCGCGCTTCGGCATCGGTAACTCTAGTTACGTTTACAGGCATTGCAGTACTCACCATGATTCCCTTCACGGCGTTTGGGGCATCTATTGGGCTTGGCACGCTGCCGCCCGTGTACTTTGCCTGGCTTGCGGCAACAATTCTGCTGTACATGGTGCTGGCAACAATCGCCAAAAAGACATTTGTCTGGAAATATGGAGAGCTCTTGTAA
- a CDS encoding ABC transporter ATP-binding protein: MLEIRDLHVSVKGTPVLKGIDLHICPGETFILFGPNGSGKTTLLMTLMGFAGYEVTQGQIIYKGTDITHAPMYERARLGIGMSFQRPPTIHGLPTGKLVELCGRGREMDIEDMARKVHFDHFLKRDVNAGFSGGEIKRSELLQLMAQRPDLLLFDEPESGVDLENMALVGKTVRYLLDGTPDRCCATLRQREKVRSTSGLIITHTGHILEYVNAHRGQVMYQGKLCCEARPREILDHIATHGYQECLRCLTGDMLGKIAEAPLK, encoded by the coding sequence ATGCTTGAAATCCGTGACCTGCATGTTTCGGTCAAGGGCACGCCCGTGCTCAAGGGCATTGATCTGCACATCTGCCCAGGCGAAACATTCATTCTTTTTGGCCCCAACGGCTCCGGCAAAACCACCCTGCTCATGACCCTCATGGGCTTTGCGGGGTATGAGGTCACGCAGGGCCAGATCATCTACAAAGGCACAGACATCACCCACGCGCCCATGTACGAGCGTGCGCGCCTCGGCATTGGCATGTCGTTTCAGCGGCCCCCCACCATCCACGGCCTGCCCACGGGCAAGCTGGTGGAACTGTGCGGGCGCGGGCGCGAAATGGATATAGAGGACATGGCCCGCAAGGTGCATTTTGACCATTTTCTCAAGCGCGATGTGAACGCGGGCTTTTCCGGCGGCGAAATCAAGCGCTCCGAACTGCTGCAACTCATGGCCCAGAGGCCCGACCTGCTGCTCTTTGACGAGCCGGAATCCGGCGTTGACCTTGAAAACATGGCGCTTGTGGGCAAAACCGTGCGCTACCTGCTTGACGGCACACCCGACCGATGTTGCGCCACGCTGCGGCAGCGTGAAAAGGTGCGCTCCACCAGCGGTCTTATCATCACCCACACCGGTCATATTCTCGAATACGTCAATGCCCACCGCGGGCAGGTCATGTATCAGGGCAAGCTGTGCTGCGAGGCGCGGCCCCGCGAAATTCTGGATCACATCGCTACCCATGGCTATCAGGAATGTCTGCGCTGCCTCACCGGCGACATGCTTGGCAAAATTGCGGAGGCGCCCCTTAAATGA
- the glp gene encoding gephyrin-like molybdotransferase Glp, protein MKPFLTLQSVESVLEHIRAFPLLGEERVLLDDALGCGLAQCFSATEDLPGFDRSTVDGFACRARDVFGAQEGNPALVECVADCRMGEVPDIKLEEGQAARILTGGMLPQGADCVVMVEYSRPAGGNLIEITRSQAPGDNVIFRDDDATAGSLLLQAGHRMRPQDIGLLAAFGVVEVEVRRKPLVAVLSTGDEVVPSSATPPPGKIRDINAHSIAALCREAGAQAVRAGIVNDDAAKLKTAVTQLAEMHDVVVVSGGSSAGMRDHTVEIFESLPQAQLLVHGVAISPGKPFILAKAIVNGRTVCLVGLPGHVASALVCARVFLAPLLEHLQGHADSAKQPQVPAVLARSVASAQGRRDYLRVKLRPLPSQPPAQTQSSQTLQPLYEAEPIMGASGLISGIAAADGLMVCPENREGYDAGDTVMVELFR, encoded by the coding sequence GTGAAGCCTTTTTTGACATTGCAATCAGTTGAATCGGTGCTTGAGCATATTCGGGCCTTTCCCCTTTTGGGTGAAGAGCGCGTCCTGCTGGACGACGCCCTTGGTTGCGGTCTTGCCCAATGCTTTTCGGCAACAGAAGACCTGCCGGGATTTGACCGCTCCACCGTTGACGGTTTTGCCTGCCGCGCCCGCGATGTTTTTGGCGCGCAGGAGGGCAACCCCGCTCTGGTGGAATGCGTGGCCGACTGCCGCATGGGCGAAGTGCCGGATATCAAGCTTGAAGAAGGACAGGCCGCGCGCATTCTCACCGGGGGCATGCTGCCACAGGGTGCAGATTGCGTGGTGATGGTTGAATACTCCCGCCCTGCGGGCGGCAACCTCATTGAGATTACCCGCAGTCAGGCTCCGGGCGACAATGTTATTTTTCGCGATGATGACGCAACCGCAGGGTCTTTGCTGCTGCAAGCCGGGCACCGCATGCGCCCACAGGATATCGGCCTGCTGGCGGCTTTTGGCGTGGTGGAGGTGGAGGTACGCCGCAAACCGCTGGTTGCCGTACTCTCCACAGGCGATGAGGTTGTCCCCAGCTCCGCGACTCCGCCGCCGGGCAAAATCCGCGACATCAACGCCCACAGCATTGCAGCCCTCTGCCGAGAGGCTGGCGCGCAGGCCGTGAGAGCCGGGATTGTCAACGATGACGCCGCCAAGCTCAAAACAGCCGTAACCCAACTTGCAGAAATGCATGACGTGGTGGTGGTTTCCGGCGGCTCCTCCGCGGGCATGCGCGACCACACCGTGGAAATTTTTGAGTCCCTGCCTCAGGCGCAGCTGCTTGTGCACGGGGTCGCCATCAGCCCCGGCAAACCCTTTATTCTGGCCAAAGCCATAGTAAACGGGCGCACAGTCTGCCTTGTGGGCCTGCCCGGTCATGTCGCCAGCGCGCTTGTCTGCGCCCGCGTATTTCTTGCTCCCTTGCTGGAGCATCTGCAAGGGCATGCCGATTCCGCAAAACAGCCGCAGGTTCCCGCAGTGCTTGCACGGTCTGTAGCTTCTGCACAGGGCAGGCGCGACTATCTGCGCGTAAAACTGCGCCCCCTGCCCAGCCAGCCCCCCGCGCAAACGCAGTCAAGCCAAACCCTGCAACCGCTGTACGAGGCGGAACCCATCATGGGCGCATCGGGCCTTATTTCAGGCATTGCTGCGGCAGACGGACTCATGGTCTGCCCTGAAAATCGCGAAGGCTACGATGCGGGCGATACCGTAATGGTGGAACTTTTTCGCTAG
- a CDS encoding MoaD/ThiS family protein produces MKLTVKLSTTLRDYVPDYVPETGLQVEMPEGSTVAQLAQHLGLPPQDIKIVMVNGRQQKVNDPMRDGDRIAYFPAVGGG; encoded by the coding sequence ATGAAACTGACCGTTAAGCTGAGCACCACCCTGCGTGACTACGTGCCGGACTATGTGCCGGAAACAGGCCTGCAGGTGGAAATGCCGGAAGGAAGCACTGTAGCCCAGTTGGCGCAACATCTGGGTTTGCCGCCGCAAGACATAAAAATTGTCATGGTCAACGGACGCCAGCAGAAGGTGAACGATCCCATGCGCGACGGAGACCGTATTGCCTATTTTCCGGCTGTCGGAGGAGGCTAG